In the genome of Chloroflexota bacterium, one region contains:
- a CDS encoding CBS domain-containing protein, which translates to MFIRDVMTTNVVTIPSSTSLAEAKRIMDFHHLRRVPVVDKGRLVGIVSRDALDKSGPSKLTTFSIHELSYLLTKITVKEVMVTDLVIVSPDTTVEEAVTLSQGRGVGSALVVEDGRLVGIATTNDFFYKIVNPILGVGKSGSRVYVHKCGHAAEVAKILNTITQLGLDIITMFTIPHPQTGEQDLTLHLNTADPSSVIRELKRLGYEVHERAR; encoded by the coding sequence CTGAGGCAAAAAGGATAATGGATTTTCACCATTTAAGACGGGTGCCTGTGGTGGACAAAGGGAGGCTTGTGGGGATAGTTAGCCGTGACGCTTTGGATAAGTCCGGGCCATCCAAGCTGACCACCTTCAGTATCCATGAACTCAGCTACCTGTTGACCAAGATCACTGTAAAGGAGGTCATGGTCACGGACCTGGTTATAGTTTCCCCGGACACGACCGTGGAAGAGGCGGTGACCCTCTCCCAGGGCAGAGGGGTTGGGTCTGCGCTGGTGGTGGAGGACGGGCGCTTGGTGGGGATAGCCACGACCAATGATTTCTTTTACAAAATAGTGAACCCCATTCTGGGCGTAGGCAAATCAGGCAGCCGGGTTTATGTCCACAAATGCGGCCATGCTGCTGAAGTGGCCAAGATACTCAATACCATTACCCAACTAGGATTAGATATTATCACCATGTTCACCATACCGCACCCGCAGACGGGAGAGCAGGACCTCACCCTTCATCTGAATACCGCTGACCCATCCAGTGTGATTCGGGAATTGAAGCGTCTGGGCTACGAGGTGCACGAGAGAGCACGATAG